One stretch of Synergistaceae bacterium DNA includes these proteins:
- a CDS encoding ATP-binding protein: protein MSEIKALPESIWLRIAAGEVVERPASAVKELVENALDAGATQIRVKLFDGGRLRIIVEDNGKGIEFNDLPLALMYHATSKINSLADLEAINTLGYRGEALASLSACADVEIRSKYKDSDSGGLIRTHDAKIIEHVKINCPQGTRVQVENLFSGLPARRKFLKSASGELRRAAVFLREYAVCNPAIAFALEHDNKEIFTTDGAGDKKRVLAKIWGDGAEIQNINVSAGNTNLECWYQARPGRTDIISFVNGRTVSDPVIKSAVNSNARDLMGNWALFFTLEPSLIDVNIHPAKSEVRFRYPSEIYQALKIAVKHLGSPITESNFVELKPAATRNYNFSPTQPRTPSRNFVQERPRKIPESTQETQIFLDDFSQIQDINEPEIIYLGQTSGGYLIYDNREKIIIVDPHAAHERINYERIKNLADESKNVQKLLIPVLLHPTLALEANEYSKELQNNGFELADTVKGLELRAIPVLPDYESEPETLLRASLGALKNNKDGDSKNILWRTWATMACKASIKLTAKISRDEALTLWKNLNECNQPFVCPHGRPVMIEITNQDLTRQFGRE from the coding sequence ATGTCCGAAATTAAAGCGTTGCCAGAAAGTATTTGGCTCAGAATCGCAGCCGGTGAAGTCGTCGAGCGCCCGGCCTCGGCAGTAAAAGAACTCGTCGAGAATGCACTTGACGCAGGAGCGACTCAAATACGCGTGAAATTATTTGACGGCGGAAGGTTGCGAATCATAGTAGAAGACAACGGCAAAGGCATAGAATTTAATGATCTGCCGCTCGCCCTGATGTATCACGCAACAAGCAAAATTAATTCTCTCGCTGATTTAGAAGCAATTAACACTTTAGGTTATCGGGGTGAAGCTCTTGCAAGTCTTTCAGCGTGTGCAGACGTTGAAATCAGAAGCAAATACAAAGACTCTGACTCAGGCGGACTCATTCGTACCCATGACGCAAAAATTATAGAACACGTAAAAATTAATTGTCCGCAAGGGACTCGCGTTCAGGTTGAAAATCTATTCTCCGGACTTCCTGCAAGGCGTAAATTTCTTAAGAGTGCATCAGGTGAACTCCGGCGGGCTGCTGTCTTTCTGCGTGAATATGCCGTGTGTAATCCTGCTATAGCTTTTGCGCTCGAACATGACAACAAAGAAATTTTCACGACCGATGGAGCCGGCGACAAAAAAAGAGTCCTCGCTAAAATCTGGGGAGACGGCGCAGAAATTCAGAATATAAACGTATCAGCAGGTAATACAAATTTAGAATGCTGGTATCAAGCACGGCCGGGACGCACTGACATTATTTCATTCGTGAATGGCCGTACAGTGAGCGATCCTGTTATAAAGTCTGCTGTTAATTCAAATGCACGTGATTTAATGGGAAATTGGGCGTTATTCTTCACGCTTGAGCCTTCATTAATTGATGTAAACATTCATCCGGCAAAATCTGAAGTCAGATTCAGATACCCGTCAGAAATTTATCAAGCTCTCAAAATCGCAGTAAAGCATTTAGGAAGCCCGATAACAGAGTCAAATTTTGTAGAATTAAAACCGGCAGCAACTCGAAATTATAATTTTTCGCCGACTCAGCCCCGCACGCCTTCAAGAAATTTTGTACAAGAACGCCCGCGCAAAATTCCGGAATCGACTCAGGAGACGCAAATTTTTCTTGATGATTTCTCGCAGATTCAAGACATAAACGAACCTGAAATTATTTATCTCGGTCAGACTTCAGGAGGCTACTTAATTTACGACAACCGAGAAAAAATTATTATCGTCGACCCTCACGCAGCACACGAAAGAATCAATTATGAGCGAATAAAAAATTTAGCTGACGAGTCAAAAAATGTGCAGAAATTATTAATTCCGGTCTTACTGCATCCGACTCTAGCACTTGAAGCAAACGAATACTCTAAAGAATTGCAAAATAACGGCTTTGAACTTGCTGACACTGTCAAAGGCTTAGAACTTCGCGCGATTCCTGTTTTGCCGGACTATGAGTCAGAGCCTGAAACTTTATTGCGTGCCTCGTTGGGTGCGTTGAAGAATAATAAAGACGGGGACTCGAAAAATATTTTGTGGCGGACATGGGCGACAATGGCATGTAAGGCATCAATCAAATTAACCGCAAAAATTTCACGTGATGAAGCCTTGACTCTCTGGAAGAATTTAAACGAGTGCAATCAGCCTTT
- a CDS encoding SEL1-like repeat protein, whose translation MQENDVKLIQNLLMSAQKGDAKSQYRLGVMFNDGKILERDYSQAAKWYALAANQGHAKAQLYLGLLFQNGRGVKQDYKKAAQCYSRAAEQGESKAQYYLGLLYLAGKGVNQDNNEAQKFFKLSALQGNQDAVKILGRFIKVDDLENLIDYEDDFADDDDSNDIFIESVDGLLRVAEEEHRISEQHKKIRAKTRKSRRAKFIAAGLFIALISGGLFFFMRSHEDSQPQEIFSSLPDSLPPSTKPRTEITIDEPLAPPVNAVKIAVSADSSPEKVSSDKVNINTIRQAVKNKKIPGYIFERGRFTINPYAKKIMITGDGVRFRSEPSTSSRILSSMNKGFITDYCGEWVSPKNERWILSIYDRKKNIYGWIFAKYTQLKQD comes from the coding sequence ATGCAGGAAAATGACGTGAAATTAATTCAAAACTTGTTAATGTCAGCTCAAAAAGGGGACGCAAAATCGCAATATCGTCTGGGAGTAATGTTCAACGACGGGAAAATTTTAGAGCGCGATTACTCACAGGCCGCAAAATGGTACGCACTCGCAGCGAATCAGGGACACGCAAAGGCGCAATTATATTTAGGGCTGTTATTTCAGAACGGGCGAGGGGTCAAGCAGGATTACAAGAAGGCCGCTCAATGTTATTCACGTGCAGCAGAACAGGGCGAGTCGAAAGCTCAATATTATTTAGGTCTGCTCTATCTTGCGGGAAAAGGTGTCAATCAAGACAACAACGAGGCACAAAAATTTTTCAAGTTATCAGCACTACAGGGCAATCAAGACGCTGTAAAAATTTTAGGACGGTTTATAAAAGTTGATGATCTCGAAAATTTGATAGATTATGAAGACGACTTTGCAGACGATGATGACTCGAATGATATTTTTATTGAAAGCGTTGACGGCCTGTTAAGAGTTGCAGAAGAAGAACACCGAATCAGTGAGCAACACAAGAAAATACGCGCTAAGACGAGAAAATCAAGACGAGCTAAATTTATTGCAGCAGGTTTATTTATTGCGTTGATTTCGGGAGGATTATTTTTCTTTATGCGATCACATGAAGACTCACAGCCTCAAGAAATATTTTCGTCTTTGCCCGATTCTTTGCCGCCAAGCACTAAGCCCCGCACAGAAATAACGATTGATGAACCCCTTGCGCCTCCTGTAAATGCTGTAAAAATTGCTGTCTCTGCTGATTCTAGTCCCGAAAAAGTTTCAAGCGATAAAGTTAACATAAATACTATACGTCAAGCAGTGAAAAATAAAAAAATTCCCGGCTACATATTTGAACGAGGCCGATTTACGATTAATCCATACGCTAAAAAAATTATGATAACCGGCGATGGAGTGAGATTCAGGTCAGAGCCTAGCACCTCATCAAGAATTTTATCGAGCATGAACAAAGGTTTTATCACTGATTATTGCGGAGAATGGGTAAGCCCGAAAAATGAACGCTGGATATTGAGCATTTACGACAGAAAGAAAAATATTTACGGCTGGATATTTGCGAAGTATACCCAGTTAAAGCAGGATTAA